The genomic interval GCTTTATGGATGTGACaagaaatggacacacttttgtgagagattacaggttttcacacaaaaagtgtgtttttgaaactatgcgtcattttcgtaatgcattatgtaggaaaaactggcgttatggatgtgacggtttcacgttatggatgtgacgtgtctgaaccagtcctcgacaaactacataaaacacataattaagtagtgaattttgatatgaaacaattgaaatagtaatcatgaaaaactagcaaTGAAAgtattgcttcctcagtgcccactaagatccacaggaagaatcaggacaacaagtcatttaaaatataaaaaaggaattaatttttttcttttaccgtcatccattttggtcagtgattcccgggttactgaaacaccagggaacatgataCTTAGTGGCcactcccctaaataactagccctacctgaaccgttgcacccaagatgacaaaatatttatggtatgttagtgTCAAGAGCCCGCATtaacctaacccatacccactaatttgtgatttgcacccataaagtacatgcacgtgcacacatgcacacgcacacgcacgcacacacacacacacacacacacacgcacgcacagtcgcacacatacagacaggcaagcacacacacacataaacccatacagacaggcaagcacacacacacacacacacacacccacatgaatgcagacacataaacacacacaggcacacatacgcatgtgcgcatgcaaacacatgcacatgcacacacacacacacacataaacacaaacacaggcaagcatacgcacatgcgcacatgcacacacacagacacacacagacacacagacatactcttataaacaaaagcaaactcacatatacacacactcatttacacgcacatgagttgcaggagtaggagatggagacaaattgacaagcgtgatttatttttgcgaagagaatatgcaggactgagaggcggtcatattttgtaccgctatgcggtacatctagtttattgctgccgttactcatgttactctgtgggtattagctacagaggacctgacacttcaaatgctggcatatCGCGTCATTTAAAATGAAACTGTGTTAACCAAataactttcagtgtcccgccggcgggatggttacccctcccccacctccccccaacattctaaatcaattgtatgcaccatattgctatgtagcatagtaatgttatacaccatttcaaagctttggctcttgggaatccaaaaatcacaacttttttcatgtacaatctgtatagtgctttacattctcagattaattttattatgtctcaattaaatttgatccaaaatgcccccctccctctcctccgcttttggtgataccctgacttctggctgcagcacaataagtagatgcctcatattgggtactgaaatattcacaagaatccatagaaattgaatcttcatgttgtattatccaatattagttgtacagatgtatagtctatcttatacacactcattgaaccaacaaagtaaatgcaaaaatagagacttttttgtaattattccatattttgtgtagtcagtctatatcagaacacctgacatacaatctaaatagtccacaagaaacctcaaagtgttacctttcatttgagaccaggattatgcttctacacaaaggggttcatgtgcagtaataATTTGATTGTCAgcatgcattttggataacaaaaagtcctatggggagtatccatagggattttacaaaacgcatgggcataccttggcaaataatagtctaaagcactcatattttcattctatattgatcaacttttgcacacagcttcacaagacctggtgctagggctcagttgtgtttctaagggatatcaagtgacctagagggctgaaatgtggtcagttcagagatgcttgtaatcccgcagaaagaaaaaaactatattctagcctctgtagctctttgtcagtacatcacacagttatcttGACTGCTTCCTACGAAAgctacaggttctcagctttctatagaggtccagcaCTTGATGGTTGACCCcaaaataggcacagtgcaatttcaggcaaaaacttgacatTTTACTGAGAACTATGTATTAAGCAGACatgaacggcaggctgaacagatctgcaacagaaggaggttgctatgttaactccagctgcaaagtcagccatcttcaccagctaacacgataatccagttactgtacaacaacagtatgacagttacgggaagataatcgctcagattttcagatttttattaggccacttgaaaataggctatggctaggctaatcactggaggtattttaatattatgtttgttttgctaatgcttAGGCGAGGCCTCCCTGTGGctttgatcaacctaataatctttgaaatgtcaattgtaaacactaaggtgaaatgcattgaaactgacatgccaccagaacagacgttttatcggctttgaggtataataaagtaAATTTACAtaatgtaacatccataacgcaccattaaaggttttaaaagtaagaaaggggcacaatttggtcatcacactttacattcatataaatcagctttgcacagacactatggaaattgtcgcatcaacactgtatgtgtagcataaacttttcctataaaacgttatggatgtgacatggccatggaacttgctgacttaaaaacaaaagccttacaaatgtaaggagttgcactcttaaaggcaagctgagcatagacattgctctaccattcccaTATCAATgtggaatttgtcaaattacacaatttgtttgaaccttgggtccatttatccactttttaaatatgtataatattaccatgtgaaaaatgttgtttctggtatggttgcacaccatatttatgatgtgaaaagagtgtcattctccatcaaattcaatcagatcagttacaaacaataatatatagacctaaatgaagattttaacaacagttctatttgcgtatgcacaacttttttttccatggtaaggatgacctttgcatggaattgcccatcaCCTTTGTGATAAGGCCAAACTCAGCCCAGTTTTGATATTTCATAAGCAGTCTTTCTTAccagttaaagggacaccaggcaagcttgatgctttttctcaaaccccctcgctcggtctgaagcttttttccttttctttgcatcttccgtcaagggttttcactgcttcttcactggctctgccattatacacacgtttgcaacattCGCTagagtttcgttagcctgcctctgtgctgtatgcaggatgtaaactgatcctgcttcggtcggcgggtaggaaacactgaacttgcaagtgggatattcttcttacaggcagtaggggcgggcgagagagtcttcattcgccctgtaatgagtcatttaaccatataccaatttacgaagatgattaattaacacgaaaatgttgcctggtgtccctttaattacTCTCTGTgtgaaatataggcctacaaggcTCAGAAACGTGTAGGCCTTGCACACTACTTTTCACAGTTCCTGAAAAGCAGTTCAGTAGCATGGAAATTATGTACAAGATACATTGATGAGGCTTGAATAACGTCAGGCCAGATTTAAAAAAAGTGGTGACACAAACACTGTCAACTATTGCAATAGGCTACACTATTATTGTCAATTTCAGAAATAGGCATGTTTCAGTTTTTCACACAAAATCCATATATATCCACTTAAAATGCTTTTTCTGTTTGATATTTCTATTTGTCCCTcgtgtttttattcatttttgcaTGCTGCTCTCAGATGATCAAAATTGGCATTAATTGTGCATTGGTCAATGGCTAAAAACTGTAGCCTGCCTACCGTTTTACTGAACTTTCATAGTAGGCTACAGGGGGTATGTGAAAATTAGGTCCAATTCTTTCATAAAGGCATGAAACTGGGTGAACTTATACAGTTTGGGGCCCTGAACGTTTTCAGATATAGGCTACCATTATCAAAAAACCCTAATGGTCAGATTACATAGCCCAGTAGGccttgaaaaccacttactaGGTTATATGCTATCTTAGAGTAGCCTATATGACAGTAAGTACAATTATATTGTTCATTCAAaattgatcaacattctttgttttaatacaggcTACAGTAGAAACAACAGCGGGATGATATGAATTCCTGACTTGGATTCTTACAGAACAGTAAGAGAAAAATACATAACTTGATCTGCTGTGTCGGGTGGTCTAGTAGTGAGACATTCTCTGGtgagaccatagactgtaaaaaatagggtGAGACCCAGGAGGAGCCTATACCTCTTTACGACTGGTTGTTGTGTCAATCAAACTTCCGCACTCTGACCAAGATGGCAGCCTCCAGCactgtgctttctctctctcaagcctTGAAACCATTGGGCCTTTGGGGTGGACGACTGGGAAATTCAGCAAGAGTAAGTCTCTGATTCATCTGAAATGATTATCAAAAGCATATAATGAAAACGGAGTAACCCGTTTCCCGACTAACCCCACACGAGCCAATGCAAGGTCAGTTAGTTCCGAGTGGTTGGTTGATGTTAGCAataagctaacgttaacgttagctaacgaaGATTTTCTTTAATGGTCTGTCGTCCGGTCAGCCCAAGTAATAACCGCGGTGACATAAATACACAATACAGCTCACTCAGTCTTGCATTACCTGGTGTCTAGTGTTTGCTAGTTCATCATTCAGGGCCAGGTAACGTTAGCTTCTAACCATTAACCAACAAGATATCTCTCGTTTGATTACAGGTGTTCGGTGCTGTGGTCAACTGTCACCGAGGGAAGTCGACGTACACGGTGAggttcttatttatttttttgttttttattaacaCAATCAGGATGTCTTCTGATGTCCAGATCCCTGGCTCTGGATAGGGCCAATCCTAATAAAATTGGCTTGCAGATCTACTGCGGTTAATGAGGTGGAGGAAGAATTTGACCCAATCCCAGTCCACCTTGCCTAATAATGCCTACCAATCCTTCACTCCCACTGTGCCCCTGGTAACTACCACTCCGCATCCTCACATTTTACTCCTCCTGCCCCCCTGGTAATATGGGCTGCTACAGCATTCTTCAATAGTCCTAAACTCAGATTGCGGAGGACTCTGGAACAGATCAAACCCTGATCTAGAATGGTTTTGTCAGATCAAGACTGAACCTGTTCCAGAATCAGTTTCAGTTTCTGTCCTCATTTCTTTCTGATACTAGGCCTTATCCTTGGGGTAGATGCAACCCGTGTTAGAGCTGTTATCTTATCTTTCATCTTTACTCATAAGTTCTGGTGTGTTGCCTTTTTTTCTACTgactggttctctctctctccttccgtcTGCTGTCTTCAAAAAGGGCCCAATCATTGTAAGTACCAGCCAGGCATTTAACAACATTAAACAGCTCAACACTCCAATAACCATATTTCAATGTCTTGTTCATATTCACGAGACAGTCAAATACACTAGAAGAATTGTTGTCTTGAGTTTAATTCTGAACTGGTCACTACCTCAGCCACCCCCTGCAAAGTATGGCGGTCGACACACTGTGACCCTCATTCCTGGAGATGGAATCGGACCCGAGCTGCTCAACCATGTGAGGGAACTCTTCAGGTATGCGAAGTGAGCTGGTGAAGCTAAAGTTAGAGCCAAACTGACCCACAGGAATTTGACTGCTTTCAAGAAGCTCTTGAGGTGGTGTACTTGTATTGTAgctgtgtcagtgtctgtggtTATAACTGTCATGTTGTCATCATTTTGAAGATTCAGCTGTGTTCCTGTGGACTTTGAAGTGGTGAATGTGAACTCTTCTCAGGACGCTGAGGAAAACATCAGCAATGCCATCACTGCCATCCGTCGCAATGGAGTGGCTCTTAAGGGTATGAACAATAAAAGCTGATTCCCATATTATTTGAAATGACCGCTTCAGTTTAACTCCCATACAGTGATTTTTCATGTTGACATGAATTTGATTGTTCAACGCATATACCTTGTTTGTAGGAAACATTGAAACCAACCACACTATGCCACCATCCGTTAAATCTAGGAATAACCTTCTCCGGTAAGATTATTGGATTAGTTCATGTTATATTATGTATGGATATACATGTACAGAAAATCTATGACAATTATATGCTTTTGACGGATTTCTGTTGGTGTTGACCTCAATGACCCTCAGTCTTCCCCTTATATTTCTCTCAGCACAACTCTGGACCTCTTTGCCAATGTGATGCATTGTCAGTCCCTCCCAGGGGTCCAGACCCGCCACAAGAACAtagacatcatcatcatccgaGAGAACACGGAGGGAGAGTACAGCAGTCTGGAGCACGAGGTAAGTCTTTGTGTATTCTCACTCagtcgcacgcacgcacgcacgcacgcacactcacacacacagcctctcttaTCATCACTGCATATTTTCTGTCATTCCCTGTCAGAGTGTGTCTGGTGTGGTGGAGAGTCTGAAGATCATTACCAGGTTCAACTCCCTGCGCATCGCTGAGTACGCCTTCAAACTGGCCCGCGAGAAGGGCCGGCGCAGGGTCACAGCTGTGCACAAAGCCAACATCATGTGAGTCGCTCTACTCTACGCCTTTatccccccaaacacactcgTGCATGCCTATAACcttcccccccaaacacactcacacactcgtgCATGCCTATAACCttccccccaaacacactcatgcatgcacactctaGGTGCATTCTAGCACTGTGCATTAAGATGTATCTTGATGACCATGATCAGCCTCTTCCTGTTTCCCCTCATATGCTTCATGAAGTGGATTATTCATATTTTCACTCATTAACAGTTATCTTGATATGATTGTGCTATTTTCCCGTTACTTGCTAACTCACATTTTGTGCTTTTAACCTGGCCTGATGCTCTCCATATGGTCTTGCATGTTCTTGCATTCTATGCTTCTTGTAAGAATTGCTCTTAGAAGAGGTGTTTTAATGTATCATTTTTTTGAATGGCTTCTTACGGGAGCATCTGCTAATTGACCTATTGAGAAGATGTAAAGCTAGAAGGTcactgttctcctctcctctccgtggCCTGCAGGAAGCTGGGGGACGGCCTGTTCCTGCAGTGTTGTAAGGAGGTGGCCGCTGGATATCCAGACATCGCCTTTGACAGCATGATTGTGGACAACACCACTATGCAGGTTTGCATTGCCATCCACCTTGATGAATCTTGTTATATTTATGTGGTTCCTTGTTTACTGAGGCAATACTGTGTTATTGTTTAAAAGCAGTTAACCAGAAAATGGCTCATAGACATGCCTTAGCATAGCTGCCACAACTTGCTACTGGGTAGTGGTTGTGTATTGGAAATTGTGTGAAATTTTTGACTGTTtggcatcaaaatgattttgttaAGTATTAACAAAGAATTT from Alosa alosa isolate M-15738 ecotype Scorff River chromosome 4, AALO_Geno_1.1, whole genome shotgun sequence carries:
- the idh3g gene encoding isocitrate dehydrogenase [NAD] subunit gamma, mitochondrial translates to MAASSTVLSLSQALKPLGLWGGRLGNSARVFGAVVNCHRGKSTYTGPIIPPPAKYGGRHTVTLIPGDGIGPELLNHVRELFRFSCVPVDFEVVNVNSSQDAEENISNAITAIRRNGVALKGNIETNHTMPPSVKSRNNLLRTTLDLFANVMHCQSLPGVQTRHKNIDIIIIRENTEGEYSSLEHESVSGVVESLKIITRFNSLRIAEYAFKLAREKGRRRVTAVHKANIMKLGDGLFLQCCKEVAAGYPDIAFDSMIVDNTTMQLVSKPQQFDVMVMPNLYGNVVSNVCAGLVGGPGLVPGANYGNNYAVFETATRNTGKSIADRNIANPTAMLLASCLMLDHLKLHEYASMIRGAVLQTMNETRLHTPDIGGQGTTSEVVHSIMKNIQSTGPLTTEL